The following proteins come from a genomic window of Hypanus sabinus isolate sHypSab1 chromosome 9, sHypSab1.hap1, whole genome shotgun sequence:
- the LOC132398854 gene encoding aquaporin-3-like: MLGRVSWSLHFDWARLNPAVSFSLCLLGRLQWKKLPCYMLSQTLGGFVGAAIVCGVHGDGIHAADNATLSVTGHLSRALPHSPDRLH; the protein is encoded by the exons ATGCTTGGCCGAGTTTCTTGGAGTTTGCATTTTGATT GGGCCCGTCTAAACCCGGCCGTTTCCTTCAGCCTGTGCTTGTTAGGGAGGCTccagtggaagaagctgccatgtTATATGCTGTCCCAGACCCTCGGGGGCTTCGTTGGGGCTGCGATCGTGTGCGGTGTGCACGGCG ACGGGATCCATGCGGCGGACAATGCCACTCTCTCCGTCACCGGGCACCTATCCCGCGCCCTACCTCACTCCCCCGATCGGCTTCATTGA